A region from the Pithys albifrons albifrons isolate INPA30051 chromosome Z, PitAlb_v1, whole genome shotgun sequence genome encodes:
- the NRG1 gene encoding pro-neuregulin-1, membrane-bound isoform isoform X15, with amino-acid sequence MASFYKHLGIEFMEAEELYQKRVLTITGICIALLVVGIMCVVAYCKTKKQRKKLHDRLRQSLRSERNNVMNLANGPHHPNPPPDNVQLVNQYVSKNVISSEHVIERETETSFSTSHYTSTTHHSVTVTQTPSHSWSNGHTESILSESHSVLISFSMENSRHTSPAGPRGRLNGIGGPREGNGFLRHARETPDSYRDSPHSERYVSAMTTPARMSPVDFHTPTSPKSCPSTMSPPASSLTVSIPSVAVSPFIEEERPLLLVTPLQLHEKYDHLHQFNSFHHNATHESNSLPPSPLRIVEDEEYETTQEYEPAQEPPKKLTNSRRVKRTKPNGHISSRVEVDSDTSSESSSSETETEDERIGEDTPFLSIPNPGATSLEPATAFRLAESRTNSANRFSPPEDLQARLSSAIANQDPIAV; translated from the exons ATGGCCAGCTTCTACA AGCATCTTGGGATTGAATTTATGG AAGCTGAGGAATTGTACCAGAAACGGGTGCTGACCATAACTGGCATTTGCATTGCTCTCCTAGTAGTTGGCATCATGTGTGTGGTGGCCTACTGCAAAACCAA gaagcagaggaaaaagtTGCATGACCGCCTTCGGCAGAGCCTGCGCTCAGAAAGGAACAATGTGATGAACTTGGCCAATGGGCCGCACCACCCTAACCCACCACCGGATAATGTCCAGCTGGTGAAT CAGTACGTTTCGAAAAATGTAATCTCCAGTGAGCATGTCATCGAGCGAGAAACAGAGACCTCATTTTCTACAAGCCACTACACCTCAACAACACACCACTCCGTGACAGTCACCCAGACACCTAGCCACAG CTGGAGTAATGGCCACACTGAAAGTATCCTCTCTGAAAGCCACTCGGTGCTAATCAGCTTCTCTATGGAGAACAGCAGGcacaccagcccagcaggaccCCGGGGCCGTCTCAACGGCATCGGTGGGCCACGGGAAGGCAACGGCTTCCTCCGGCATGCAAGAGAGACTCCTGATTCCTACCGAGACTCTCCTCACAGTGAAAG GTATGTCTCAGCTATGACCACACCAGCTCGCATGTCACCCGTCGATTTTCACACTCCGACTTCTCCCAAGTCCTGCCCCTCCACAATGTCACCACCGGCTTCCAGCCTGACCGTCTCCATCCCTTCAGTGGCAGTGAGTCCCTTCATAGAAGAGGAGCGACCACTGCTCCTAGTGACCCCACTGCAGTTACATGAGAAGTATGACCACCTTCATCAATTCAACTCCTTTCACCACAATGCCACCCATGAGAGCAACAGCCTGCCACCAAGTCCTCTGCGGATAGTGGAGGACGAGGAGTACGAGACAACGCAGGAGTACGAACCAGCACAGGAGCCTCCAAAGAAACTCACCAACAGCCGAAGGGTCAAAAGAACAAAGCCCAATGGCCACATTTCCAGCAGGGTGGAAGTGGACTCTGACACgagctctgagagcagcagctctgagacCGAAACCGAAGATGAAAGAATAGGCGAGGATACACCATTCCTGAGCATACCGAACCCCGGGGCGACCAGTCTGGAGCCGGCCACTGCCTTCCGGCTGGCTGAAAGCAGGACTAACTCAGCAAACCGCTTCTCCCCACCAGAAGACTTGCAAGCAAGGTTGTCCAGTGCGATAGCTAACCAAGACCCTATTGCTGTATAA
- the NRG1 gene encoding pro-neuregulin-1, membrane-bound isoform isoform X14, which produces MVKDLPNPPRYLCRCPNEFTGDRCQNYVMASFYKHLGIEFMEAEELYQKRVLTITGICIALLVVGIMCVVAYCKTKKQRKKLHDRLRQSLRSERNNVMNLANGPHHPNPPPDNVQLVNQYVSKNVISSEHVIERETETSFSTSHYTSTTHHSVTVTQTPSHSWSNGHTESILSESHSVLISFSMENSRHTSPAGPRGRLNGIGGPREGNGFLRHARETPDSYRDSPHSERYVSAMTTPARMSPVDFHTPTSPKSCPSTMSPPASSLTVSIPSVAVSPFIEEERPLLLVTPLQLHEKYDHLHQFNSFHHNATHESNSLPPSPLRIVEDEEYETTQEYEPAQEPPKKLTNSRRVKRTKPNGHISSRVEVDSDTSSESSSSETETEDERIGEDTPFLSIPNPGATSLEPATAFRLAESRTNSANRFSPPEDLQARLSSAIANQDPIAV; this is translated from the exons gTGCCCAAATGAATTTACTGGTGATCGCTGCCAAAACTACGTAATGGCCAGCTTCTACA AGCATCTTGGGATTGAATTTATGG AAGCTGAGGAATTGTACCAGAAACGGGTGCTGACCATAACTGGCATTTGCATTGCTCTCCTAGTAGTTGGCATCATGTGTGTGGTGGCCTACTGCAAAACCAA gaagcagaggaaaaagtTGCATGACCGCCTTCGGCAGAGCCTGCGCTCAGAAAGGAACAATGTGATGAACTTGGCCAATGGGCCGCACCACCCTAACCCACCACCGGATAATGTCCAGCTGGTGAAT CAGTACGTTTCGAAAAATGTAATCTCCAGTGAGCATGTCATCGAGCGAGAAACAGAGACCTCATTTTCTACAAGCCACTACACCTCAACAACACACCACTCCGTGACAGTCACCCAGACACCTAGCCACAG CTGGAGTAATGGCCACACTGAAAGTATCCTCTCTGAAAGCCACTCGGTGCTAATCAGCTTCTCTATGGAGAACAGCAGGcacaccagcccagcaggaccCCGGGGCCGTCTCAACGGCATCGGTGGGCCACGGGAAGGCAACGGCTTCCTCCGGCATGCAAGAGAGACTCCTGATTCCTACCGAGACTCTCCTCACAGTGAAAG GTATGTCTCAGCTATGACCACACCAGCTCGCATGTCACCCGTCGATTTTCACACTCCGACTTCTCCCAAGTCCTGCCCCTCCACAATGTCACCACCGGCTTCCAGCCTGACCGTCTCCATCCCTTCAGTGGCAGTGAGTCCCTTCATAGAAGAGGAGCGACCACTGCTCCTAGTGACCCCACTGCAGTTACATGAGAAGTATGACCACCTTCATCAATTCAACTCCTTTCACCACAATGCCACCCATGAGAGCAACAGCCTGCCACCAAGTCCTCTGCGGATAGTGGAGGACGAGGAGTACGAGACAACGCAGGAGTACGAACCAGCACAGGAGCCTCCAAAGAAACTCACCAACAGCCGAAGGGTCAAAAGAACAAAGCCCAATGGCCACATTTCCAGCAGGGTGGAAGTGGACTCTGACACgagctctgagagcagcagctctgagacCGAAACCGAAGATGAAAGAATAGGCGAGGATACACCATTCCTGAGCATACCGAACCCCGGGGCGACCAGTCTGGAGCCGGCCACTGCCTTCCGGCTGGCTGAAAGCAGGACTAACTCAGCAAACCGCTTCTCCCCACCAGAAGACTTGCAAGCAAGGTTGTCCAGTGCGATAGCTAACCAAGACCCTATTGCTGTATAA
- the NRG1 gene encoding pro-neuregulin-1, membrane-bound isoform isoform X16: protein MASFYKAEELYQKRVLTITGICIALLVVGIMCVVAYCKTKKQRKKLHDRLRQSLRSERNNVMNLANGPHHPNPPPDNVQLVNQYVSKNVISSEHVIERETETSFSTSHYTSTTHHSVTVTQTPSHSWSNGHTESILSESHSVLISFSMENSRHTSPAGPRGRLNGIGGPREGNGFLRHARETPDSYRDSPHSERYVSAMTTPARMSPVDFHTPTSPKSCPSTMSPPASSLTVSIPSVAVSPFIEEERPLLLVTPLQLHEKYDHLHQFNSFHHNATHESNSLPPSPLRIVEDEEYETTQEYEPAQEPPKKLTNSRRVKRTKPNGHISSRVEVDSDTSSESSSSETETEDERIGEDTPFLSIPNPGATSLEPATAFRLAESRTNSANRFSPPEDLQARLSSAIANQDPIAV, encoded by the exons ATGGCCAGCTTCTACA AAGCTGAGGAATTGTACCAGAAACGGGTGCTGACCATAACTGGCATTTGCATTGCTCTCCTAGTAGTTGGCATCATGTGTGTGGTGGCCTACTGCAAAACCAA gaagcagaggaaaaagtTGCATGACCGCCTTCGGCAGAGCCTGCGCTCAGAAAGGAACAATGTGATGAACTTGGCCAATGGGCCGCACCACCCTAACCCACCACCGGATAATGTCCAGCTGGTGAAT CAGTACGTTTCGAAAAATGTAATCTCCAGTGAGCATGTCATCGAGCGAGAAACAGAGACCTCATTTTCTACAAGCCACTACACCTCAACAACACACCACTCCGTGACAGTCACCCAGACACCTAGCCACAG CTGGAGTAATGGCCACACTGAAAGTATCCTCTCTGAAAGCCACTCGGTGCTAATCAGCTTCTCTATGGAGAACAGCAGGcacaccagcccagcaggaccCCGGGGCCGTCTCAACGGCATCGGTGGGCCACGGGAAGGCAACGGCTTCCTCCGGCATGCAAGAGAGACTCCTGATTCCTACCGAGACTCTCCTCACAGTGAAAG GTATGTCTCAGCTATGACCACACCAGCTCGCATGTCACCCGTCGATTTTCACACTCCGACTTCTCCCAAGTCCTGCCCCTCCACAATGTCACCACCGGCTTCCAGCCTGACCGTCTCCATCCCTTCAGTGGCAGTGAGTCCCTTCATAGAAGAGGAGCGACCACTGCTCCTAGTGACCCCACTGCAGTTACATGAGAAGTATGACCACCTTCATCAATTCAACTCCTTTCACCACAATGCCACCCATGAGAGCAACAGCCTGCCACCAAGTCCTCTGCGGATAGTGGAGGACGAGGAGTACGAGACAACGCAGGAGTACGAACCAGCACAGGAGCCTCCAAAGAAACTCACCAACAGCCGAAGGGTCAAAAGAACAAAGCCCAATGGCCACATTTCCAGCAGGGTGGAAGTGGACTCTGACACgagctctgagagcagcagctctgagacCGAAACCGAAGATGAAAGAATAGGCGAGGATACACCATTCCTGAGCATACCGAACCCCGGGGCGACCAGTCTGGAGCCGGCCACTGCCTTCCGGCTGGCTGAAAGCAGGACTAACTCAGCAAACCGCTTCTCCCCACCAGAAGACTTGCAAGCAAGGTTGTCCAGTGCGATAGCTAACCAAGACCCTATTGCTGTATAA